A genomic stretch from Candidatus Omnitrophota bacterium includes:
- the cobC gene encoding alpha-ribazole phosphatase, translating into MGRIYLIRHAETDYNKFRRYAGKSDVPLNRTGRRQARSLSGVLRDERFDAIFSSPLRRARDTARFIAGRKKIIIEPDLREIDFGLWEGLRFEQIKKMFPREISLWLNRPLHTGIPGGESYSALKKRVMVFFNKVASGAADKTIAIVTHHGPIKAIIYETLRLNEDDFWNISIDSASVICVCQN; encoded by the coding sequence ATGGGCAGGATATATTTAATAAGGCACGCGGAGACGGATTATAACAAATTCAGGCGCTATGCCGGTAAGAGCGATGTTCCGCTTAACAGGACAGGGAGGCGGCAGGCAAGGTCTTTATCCGGCGTTCTCAGGGATGAGAGATTTGACGCGATATTCAGCAGCCCTTTAAGGCGAGCCAGAGATACCGCGCGCTTCATAGCCGGCAGGAAAAAGATAATCATTGAACCCGATCTAAGGGAGATTGACTTTGGGCTATGGGAGGGTTTAAGATTTGAGCAGATAAAGAAAATGTTTCCCCGTGAAATATCGCTTTGGCTAAACCGGCCGCTGCATACAGGGATACCCGGAGGAGAAAGCTACTCTGCTTTAAAGAAGCGGGTTATGGTATTTTTTAACAAAGTTGCATCAGGGGCGGCAGACAAGACGATCGCCATTGTCACGCATCACGGCCCGATCAAGGCGATAATATATGAGACGCTGAGATTGAATGAGGATGATTTCTGGAATATCAGCATTGATTCAGCCAGCGTTATCTGCGTATGTCAAAACTGA
- the cobS gene encoding adenosylcobinamide-GDP ribazoletransferase — MKGLLIALQFLTILPVRIRGELKDRGIAASLIYFPVVGLFIGLLLAGVSALLSGILPPLLLSVILAGLWLLITGGMHLDGTADTFDALGSGKPRQAMLEIMRDSRIGAFGMAAVVFLILFKVFALHSLGSMRTGALIVAPVLGRFSVTLPIFLFSYPRESGKAKAFFDNIRPKTVVIAAITALVIAGIALGAKGVLFFPVICVLAALFSFVLSRTFGGITGDNLGAIIEFTEAVTLIILAI; from the coding sequence ATGAAAGGACTGCTTATCGCGCTGCAATTCCTTACGATACTGCCGGTCAGAATACGGGGGGAGTTGAAGGACCGCGGCATTGCCGCGTCCCTGATCTATTTTCCGGTTGTGGGATTGTTTATTGGCCTGCTGTTGGCCGGAGTAAGTGCCTTGCTTTCAGGCATACTGCCGCCTTTGCTTCTTAGCGTTATATTAGCCGGATTATGGCTGCTCATTACAGGCGGGATGCATCTTGACGGGACGGCAGATACCTTTGACGCGTTAGGCAGCGGAAAGCCCAGACAAGCAATGCTTGAGATCATGAGGGACAGCAGGATAGGGGCGTTCGGTATGGCCGCGGTAGTATTCCTTATTCTGTTTAAGGTTTTCGCCCTTCATTCCCTGGGCAGCATGAGGACAGGCGCATTAATAGTTGCTCCTGTTCTGGGAAGATTCAGCGTAACGCTGCCAATTTTTTTATTCAGTTATCCAAGGGAGTCCGGTAAGGCAAAAGCATTTTTTGACAATATCCGCCCTAAAACCGTTGTTATCGCCGCTATCACCGCTTTAGTCATAGCCGGCATCGCGCTTGGCGCCAAAGGAGTATTATTTTTTCCGGTCATATGCGTATTAGCCGCGTTGTTTTCTTTTGTGTTAAGCCGGACATTCGGCGGCATAACAGGCGATAACCTCGGAGCTATAATTGAGTTTACGGAAGCAGTCACACTGATCATTCTTGCCATATGA
- the cobU gene encoding bifunctional adenosylcobinamide kinase/adenosylcobinamide-phosphate guanylyltransferase, which yields MSKLIFITGGARSGKSNLAVRLAKETKGRVCFIATCRPQDGEMRERVRRHKLSRPKSWKTIEEPLDLARAVKTASKVSSRVIIDCLTLWISNLVFSGAADKDIRRYSLEAIQSVKKSKVDAIVISNEVGSGIVPDNEIARRFRDIAGEVNQAFARSCDKAYFVVSGIPILLKGEE from the coding sequence ATGTCAAAACTGATTTTCATAACCGGCGGGGCAAGGAGCGGCAAGAGTAATCTCGCGGTGCGGCTTGCCAAAGAAACGAAGGGCAGGGTGTGCTTTATAGCCACCTGCCGGCCGCAAGACGGGGAGATGCGGGAAAGGGTAAGAAGGCATAAATTGTCCCGGCCAAAGTCATGGAAGACCATAGAGGAGCCGCTGGATTTAGCCAGGGCGGTAAAAACGGCGTCAAAGGTATCAAGCCGCGTAATAATTGACTGCCTTACTCTTTGGATCTCTAACCTTGTTTTTTCCGGAGCTGCCGACAAAGATATACGCCGATACTCTTTGGAGGCGATCCAATCCGTGAAAAAATCAAAGGTAGATGCCATAGTTATTTCCAACGAAGTTGGTTCAGGCATTGTTCCCGATAACGAGATCGCGCGCAGGTTCAGGGATATCGCGGGTGAGGTGAACCAGGCATTTGCCAGGAGTTGTGATAAGGCGTATTTTGTTGTGTCCGGCATACCTATATTATTGAAAGGAGAGGAATGA
- the cobT gene encoding nicotinate-nucleotide--dimethylbenzimidazole phosphoribosyltransferase: protein MNFQEAVNKIQDIDAEFIKMAQRRLDNLTKPQGSLGRLEELARQICGIKGRELPDIKKKSVFVLAADHGVTEEGVSAFPKEVTAQMVYNFLNGGAGINVLARHVGAEVVVVDMGVAEKVNPSTALRVNGEQCRTMKSAKRKAQNFVDKKINYGTKNMAKGPAMGIDEVKKCLDYGVELVESESRGGVDIVAVGDMGIGNTTSSSAIVSVITRSSVESVTGRGTGVNDTIHRRKIEVIKQAIALNKPDPEDGLDVLSKVGGFEIGGIAGIILGCAALKIPVVIDGFNCGASALIAYTINPKSKQYMIAGHCSVEPGHRIALDHIGLKPLFDLDLRLGEGTGAALGIGLCEAAVKILREMATFKDANVSERDK from the coding sequence ATGAATTTTCAGGAGGCAGTAAATAAGATACAGGATATTGACGCGGAATTCATCAAGATGGCGCAGAGGCGGCTGGATAATTTGACCAAGCCGCAAGGCAGTTTAGGCCGGCTTGAGGAACTTGCCAGGCAGATCTGCGGTATAAAGGGCCGGGAGCTGCCTGATATTAAGAAAAAGTCCGTCTTTGTTTTAGCGGCAGACCACGGCGTGACGGAAGAAGGGGTAAGCGCCTTCCCCAAAGAGGTAACCGCGCAAATGGTTTATAATTTCCTTAACGGCGGCGCGGGCATCAATGTCCTGGCCAGGCACGTGGGCGCTGAGGTGGTGGTTGTGGATATGGGAGTGGCAGAGAAAGTGAACCCTTCGACTGCGCTCAGGGTGAATGGTGAGCAATGTCGAACCATGAAAAGCGCAAAGCGCAAAGCGCAAAACTTTGTAGATAAAAAGATAAATTACGGCACAAAGAATATGGCAAAGGGGCCGGCAATGGGTATAGATGAGGTAAAGAAATGCCTGGATTATGGGGTTGAACTGGTTGAGTCGGAGTCGCGCGGCGGCGTTGATATCGTGGCAGTGGGCGATATGGGTATAGGTAATACTACCTCAAGCAGCGCGATCGTCTCTGTGATCACGCGGTCTTCTGTTGAATCCGTGACAGGCAGGGGCACCGGCGTCAATGATACGATACACAGGCGCAAGATAGAAGTCATAAAGCAGGCGATAGCATTAAATAAGCCAGATCCTGAAGACGGCCTGGACGTGCTTTCCAAGGTAGGGGGATTTGAAATAGGGGGGATCGCCGGCATCATACTGGGATGCGCGGCTTTAAAGATCCCGGTTGTGATCGACGGCTTTAATTGCGGCGCGAGCGCGTTGATCGCCTATACCATAAATCCTAAGTCAAAACAATATATGATCGCGGGGCACTGTTCTGTTGAGCCGGGACACAGGATCGCCCTTGACCACATCGGGCTTAAGCCATTGTTTGATCTGGATTTGAGGTTAGGCGAAGGCACGGGCGCCGCTTTGGGCATCGGTTTATGCGAGGCAGCGGTGAAGATCCTCAGGGAAATGGCGACATTTAAAGACGCCAATGTATCCGAGAGAGATAAATAA